The genomic interval CTCGGGGCGGGAGCTTCACCACCTCGCCGACGCTCGAGTGGTTCACGGTGCCAGGAGCCAGGACGTACCGCGTGGAGCTGGCGCGGACGGCGGACTTCGCCGCGGGTGTGCGGACCCTCGAGGCGCAGGACGTGAAGCTGACGGTGCCCTCGGATGCCACGGGCAAGTGGTTCTGGCGCGTGCTGGCGGTTGACGCGGATGGCTTCATCGGCTTCCCATCCAAGATATTCGCCTTCGATATGCGGCCCTGAAGTCCGAGATGAGCTCGAGTCCCAAGCCCCCCTATCGCCTCCCCCGGCCCTCCCCCGGTCAGCTCCGCATCGCCGCAGCACTGGTGGGGGTTGCCCTGGCGAGCATCACGGCGGTGACAGGGGGCGCTCCAGGGCTTCTCGAGCGTTCGCTGTATGACCAGGCCGTGAGCCGGCTGCTCCCGGGGGTGCCTCGGAGCGCGGACCTGGTGCTGGTGGAAGTGGATGACCGGGCCCTGGCCGCGCTGGGTGAACGGTGGCCTCTGTCCCGTGCGACCTGGGCGCGAGTCTTCCAATCCCTGGCGGCCCAGCGTCCCGCGGCGGTGGCGGTGGACGTGGTGTTCGACCAGCCCGGCCCTCGCGAGGCGCTGGAGCTGGGTGAGGACATGCTCACCGCGCTGCGTGAGTCGGGGCTCGCGGCCCAACCCGCGGGCGCGGCGCTGGTAGCGGACCTGGAGGCCCGGCTTCGCGCGCAGGATGGAGACGCGCGGCTCGCCGAGGCCATCGCGGAGAACGGGAGCGTCATCCTGGGAGCCGCGGCGCTCACGGAGGACGTGTCGCTGATGCCTCCGCTCGAGGATGGGGCACTGGAGACGCCGTTGCCGCTGCCGGTGGAGACGCTGCTGCTCCAGTCGAGGGAGGTCGCAGGAAGCATCGCCCCGCTGCGCATGGCGGCGCATGGCAGCGGCACGCTCAACATGCTCGTGGACGGCGACGGTGTCATCCGGCGCTATCCGTATGCCGTGGGGGTGAAGGGCCAGGCCTGGCCTTCATTGGCCCTGGCGACGGCGCTGCGGCTGATGCCCGAACAGGCGGAGTCCTTGGTGCGGCGGGCGGCCCTGGACCACGGCGCGCCGTTGATGCGTCTGCCCGCGCCCAACTGGCTTCCCCGCGTGAGCCTGGCGGATGTGCTCCATGTGGATCCTCGCTCGGTGGGGTTGGATCTGGCGCTGCGAGGCAAGACGCTCTTCGTCGGAGTCACCGCGACGGGGCTTCATGGCCAGAGCACGCTGCCGGGCCAGGTGGCGGTGCCCGGCGTGGAGATTCATGCCTTCGCGTTGGACAACCTTCG from Myxococcus stipitatus carries:
- a CDS encoding CHASE2 domain-containing protein; the protein is MSSSPKPPYRLPRPSPGQLRIAAALVGVALASITAVTGGAPGLLERSLYDQAVSRLLPGVPRSADLVLVEVDDRALAALGERWPLSRATWARVFQSLAAQRPAAVAVDVVFDQPGPREALELGEDMLTALRESGLAAQPAGAALVADLEARLRAQDGDARLAEAIAENGSVILGAAALTEDVSLMPPLEDGALETPLPLPVETLLLQSREVAGSIAPLRMAAHGSGTLNMLVDGDGVIRRYPYAVGVKGQAWPSLALATALRLMPEQAESLVRRAALDHGAPLMRLPAPNWLPRVSLADVLHVDPRSVGLDLALRGKTLFVGVTATGLHGQSTLPGQVAVPGVEIHAFALDNLRADRLMRSSGKVALAGVLETVLLLGLFGWRCRRARTLGAVIRTALVLGVTHVALVGWLAADLGWVVPLVPGALGLGLMLLVDSAARAEELGRQRGALRRLFVRYPQASPSTAVPPGGDTR